Genomic window (bacterium):
ATTATATTTGTATAAAAGATAATGGATTAACTTATTATATTGAGCTGGGAAATAAAATAAATCCCGATAATCCATTCCGTATTGCCTCTTCAAATAAAATAAGAGCAATGGAAAAAGATGAATTTGAACGTATATTAGGTTTAGCTGAACAAAATATTCCAGAAGCTCAAAAAGTAAAATTTAGAAATGAAATAGCAAATGCTAGAGATCGTTTTCAGCAATCACAAAAATAAATATAAATTTTCATCTCAGACTAGCTGATAATTTGTCTCAGAGTGGGTGATAATTTACATTTTCATTTTAAAAGCAATTAAACTGAAGTTTACTTATAAGCTTCTATGCCATTAACAAATATTTCAAGCGTATTAACAACTTCTTCCATACTTTTTGACTGTTCCGAAAGTTGTTCGGAGAGGGATGCGCTTTCTACTGCATTTGCTGCATTAAATTGCACAACTTCATCCATCTGAGAAATTGCTTTATTAATCTGAATAATCCCGTTAGCCTAACTTTTAGCATCTATTATGTTTTTGTTGTCAAATTAAGCTTGTTTATCAGGTTCATGAAAACTCTTAACCTATTTCGTAATATACAAAATAATTCTTAATATAGACACTCTAATATATTAAACATTAATTGCAGTTTTATCAATGTTTTCATCAATTTAGTTACCATATTTTTAACATAAATTTGTACAAAACATGCCGGAAGTTATTTATAGGACTCTATAATCTTTTCGAGGTTATCTTTTCAGTTTTTTCTTCTTAAATTAAGTATTTTAAACACTGGATATTTTCTTTGTAACTTCAGCTATTCTTTTGCCGAAAGCTTTTGCAATAGCGGATTCATCTTGAGAAATAGGCCTGTCAGATTTAATACCAGCCACATGGCTCGGACCGTAGGGTGTTCCTCCTGAGGTTGTTGTTACAAGTTCGGATACCGAATAAGGCACACCGATAACTATCATCCCAAGATGGAATAAAGGCAGCATTGCAGATACAATAGTTGTTTCCTGCCCTCCATGAAGGCTCGCTGTTGAAGTAAATACTCCTGAAACTTTGTTTTCAAGTTTACCCTGCGACCATAATGAACCTGTTTGATCTATAAAATTTCTTACTTGAGCGCAAACATTACCGTATCTGGTCGGAGTTCCCCATATTATTGCATCATAATCTGCAAGTTCATTCAGTTCTACAAAAGGAATGTGGCTTTGTTTTTCTTTTGCTTCCAGAATTTTGGGGTTATTTTTTGTTGCTTCTTCCGGTAATAAATCAGGCACTTGTTTTATTACAACTACTGCACTTTCAACTGATTTAGCACCTTCTGCTATATGTTTTGCCAATTCAAAAGTATTTCCGTACATGCTGTAATAAACAATCAGGATTTTCATTATATAATTCCTTAAATTTAAACTAATTTATTCAGTTTTGTTCAAATATTCAACTTAATAAACTGCACAACTGATTATAAAAGATACGAACAAAAATTTTTTTACTTGTCTTCATGCTGCTTAATTGTAAAGTTATAA
Coding sequences:
- the wrbA gene encoding NAD(P)H:quinone oxidoreductase, which encodes MKILIVYYSMYGNTFELAKHIAEGAKSVESAVVVIKQVPDLLPEEATKNNPKILEAKEKQSHIPFVELNELADYDAIIWGTPTRYGNVCAQVRNFIDQTGSLWSQGKLENKVSGVFTSTASLHGGQETTIVSAMLPLFHLGMIVIGVPYSVSELVTTTSGGTPYGPSHVAGIKSDRPISQDESAIAKAFGKRIAEVTKKISSV